CCAGGCCGGTGAGCACCCCGTCCACCCGGACCGCTCGGCGCGCTGCCGCGTACCCCAGCTCGGTGTCTTCGGTCGCCGCCGACCTGGCGGCGGCCCGGGTCCACGCGGCGAGTTCGGCGGCGCGGCCGGCTGCCTGCTCGACCCGCGCGGTCGCCAACCGGCCGTCGGTGAGGGCGTCGACGATCTCGGCGGCCACCCGCTCGACCAGTTGAGCGTCGACCTTCGCACCGATGCAGAGCAGGTCAGCGCCGGCGGCCAGGGCCCGGACCGCGGCCGGTCCGACTCCGCCGGCAGCCACGGCGGCGCCCTTCATCTCCAACGCGTCGGTGATGACGGCACCCGTGAAGCCGTAGTCGGTACGGAGCAGATCGACCAGGACGGCCCGGCTGAAGGTGGCCGGGTCGGCGCCGGTCAGTTCCGGCACCCGGATGTGCGCCGTCATCACCGCGCGCGCCCCGGCCGCGACGACCGCCGCGAACGGCGGCAGGTCCCGCTGGCGTAGCAGGCTCAGGGGCGCGTCCACGGTGGGCAGCTCATGGTGGGAGTCGGTGACGGTGGCACCGTGCCCGGGGAAGTGCTTGGCGCAGGCGGCCACGCCAGCGGCCTGCAACCCGGTCACGGCGGCGGCCGAGTGGGCGGCCACCCGCACCGGGTCCGCGCCGAAGGACCGGGTGCCGATCACCGGGTTCTCGTCGGCGGTGTTGACGTCCACCGTCGGGGCGAGGTTGACGGTGATGCCGAGCGCGGCCAACTCGGCGCCGATCGACTGGTAGACCCGTCGGGTGAGAGCCACGTCGCCGATCGCGCCGAGGGCGGCATTTCCGGGGTACGGGCTGCCGGTGGCGTGCGCCAGCCGGGTCACGTCGCCACCCTCCTCGTCGATGGCGATCAGCACGTCCGGCCGGCCGGCGCGCAGCGCGGCGGTGCTCGCCGCCACCTGGGCGGGGTCGTGCACGTTGGTCCCGAACAGGGTGTGCCCGGCCAGCCCGTCGGCCAGCAGGTCAACCGCCCAGTCCGGCGGGACCGGTCCCGGGTACGCGGCGAGCAGCGTGCCCAGCGCCAGCCGGCGCAGTCCTGGATCCAGCCCCACGTGATCTTCTCCCTTCGGTGCCCCAGCCGGTACGAAACGTCGTACCGGTGGTGGTGTTCGCCCTGCCGAATCGGCCGAGCGCCCCACCTCCGGGTGGCCGATACGCTACGGCTACCCGTTCGCAGGTTGGTTTACAGTTAGCAAAGTTTACTAAAACTAGAGGACGTGTCATGAGTGCGACCCGGCTGCCCGGCACCCCCCGTCTGTTGCGGGCGCTCAACGACCGTGCGGCGTTGGAGCTGCTCCTCGAATGCGGCCCGCTGACTCGGGCCCGCCTCGGCGAGCTGACCGGGCTGTCGAAGGTCACCGCCTCGCAGCTGGTCGAGCGGTTGGAGGAGCGCGGCCTCGTCACGCGGGTCGGCGAGCAGGCCGGTGGGCGAGGGCCGAACGCCCAGCTCTACGCGGTCAGCCCAGGCAGTGCCCACGTGGTCGGCGTGGACGTCGGGCCGGACCGGGTGGTGGCCGCGTGTGCCGACATCACCGGTGCGGTCATCGGCCGGGTGGAGCAGTCGACCCGGGACACCGACGACCCGGTGGGCGTGGTGCACAACGCCGTGGTGCAGGCCGCGAGCAGCGCCCAGGCGCAACTGAGCAGCGTACGGCGGATCGTGCTCGGCACGCCGGGCCTGGTCGACCCCGGCACCGGCGACATCACGTTTGCCTTCAACCTGCCGCGTTGGCACAGCGGGCTGCTCGCCGCGTTGCGGGACGACCTGCACACCCCGGTGGTCTTCGAGAACGACGTCAACCTCGCCGCGGTGGCCGAGGCGCAGTCCGGCGCCGCACAGGGGGTGGGCGACTTCGTGCTGGTCTGGGTAGGTGCCGGCGTCGGCCTGGCAATCATGCTGGGCGGTCGGTTGCACCACGGCAGCAGCGGTGCCGCCGGTGAGATCGGCTACCTGCCGGTGCCCGGTGCGCCCATCCCGCGCGACGTCTCCCGTCGGGCCAAGCCGGCCTTCCAGCAACTGATCGGCGCGGACTCGGTGCGCGCGGTGGCCCGCGAGCACGGCTACCCGGCCGCCGAGGCCGCCGAGGCGGTCCGCGCGGCCGTGGCGGCCGGCGCCGACGGCGGCCCGATGCTCGACGAGTTGGCCCGCCGCCTTGCCCTCGGCGTGGCCAGCACCTGCGTGGTGCTCGACCCGCCGCTGGTCGTGCTCGCCGGCGAGGTGGGTCAGGCCGGCGGCACCGCGCTCGCCGAGCGGGTGCAGCACGAGGTGGCCGCGATCACCCTGGTCCAGCCTCGGGTCGTGCCGACCGGGCTGACCGAGGAGCCGATCCTGCACGGCGCGCTGCGGACCGCCCTGGACGCCGTACGCGACGAGGTGTTCGGCTCCACCGTCGGCTGAGCCCGCTGCGGCGGTCATGTGAAGGAATATTTCACCGCTGGTCGGCGGGTTGCAAGCTCTTGCCGTACCGCGCGTCGGTCCGCGGCGCCGCCCGATGCACGGTGGGCGGCCCCGCGGACCGAAACTCAGAGCAGGTCGCGGCGACGGAACACGGCGAACGCCGCAGCGGTCAGCCCGCCGGTGAGCGCGAGCAGCACCAGCAGCGACGGTCCCCAGGTCAGGCTGTAGAAGCTCTCGCAGTAGTCGTTGCCCACGTTGTCGGCGCAGATCTTCGGATCCCAGTACCTCGCCTCGCCGGTGAGCCACGCCCCGATGTGGCTGGAGAGCATCAACTGGTCCGGCCGTCGAGCATCGACGATCTCCAGGACCAGACGCCCGCCCAACTCCCACACCACCGCGTACGCCGCCACCGCCCCCAACGCCGCCGACGTGTGCCGACCCAGCGTGGCTATCGCGAAGCCCAGCGCGGAGGCCAGCAGCACCAGCACCATGCCGCGGCCGTGCACCGCGCCGAGCGAACTCCAGAAGTCACCATACAACCGGCCAGGCAACCCGGCGGTCTGCCCGATGACCCAGAACGTGGCGAGGTAGGCCACCGACGCCAGCAGGGACAGGACCAGCACCACGCCGAGCAGGGTGCCCAACTTGGCCGCGAGCACCGTCAGACGGCGCGGTCGCCAGAGGAGCAGATTCACCACACCGCCGGAGTTCAGGTCGGCGCCGATGTAGGAGGCGCCGACCAGGAACCCGAAGAGCACCAGGAACGCGATGAGGAAATAGAGCAACGGGAATGCCTGCTGGGCGAAGCTGAACACACCCGGCAGGTAGTCGGCGGCGATCGGCAGCTTCTCCAGCCGGATCGGGTCGATCTCGGAACAGTCGGCGGGGAAGTAGCGTCCCGTGTCCTCCGTCGGGAGCGAGCCGCTCTGGCGGGCCAGACACTCCTGGTACAACAACTCCATGCTCTGCCGCGCCTGGGAAGCCTGCGCCCGGGCCGAGTTCAACTCGTCCGCGTTCGGCTTGTGGGAGCCGGCCAGAGTGGTCGCCGCCGTGATCGCGAACGCCAACGCCAACAGCACGACCATGAGCTGTACGAAGCGACGCGCGGACAGCCGCTCCAACTCGGCACGAACCAGGTTCACGCGTCCACTCCCCGATCGAGATTGATCACAGCATCGCCCTGATCGGCGTACGGCAGCGCCGAGTCGTCGACCTGCCGGGGCACCGACGAATGCTCGTTCGCACCCGTCAGCTCCAGGAATACGCTCTCCAGATCCGGCCGAAGCGGCGTCAACTCGCCCACCCACAGCCCCTGCTCGCCGAGCACCCGGCTGACCACCGTCGGGTCGCTCACCCCGCCCACCACCAGCGCCCCGCCGTCGACGACCGCCGTCAGCTCGGCCGCCTGCAGCAACTCGGCAGCGC
The nucleotide sequence above comes from Micromonospora luteifusca. Encoded proteins:
- a CDS encoding glycoside hydrolase family 3 protein translates to MGLDPGLRRLALGTLLAAYPGPVPPDWAVDLLADGLAGHTLFGTNVHDPAQVAASTAALRAGRPDVLIAIDEEGGDVTRLAHATGSPYPGNAALGAIGDVALTRRVYQSIGAELAALGITVNLAPTVDVNTADENPVIGTRSFGADPVRVAAHSAAAVTGLQAAGVAACAKHFPGHGATVTDSHHELPTVDAPLSLLRQRDLPPFAAVVAAGARAVMTAHIRVPELTGADPATFSRAVLVDLLRTDYGFTGAVITDALEMKGAAVAAGGVGPAAVRALAAGADLLCIGAKVDAQLVERVAAEIVDALTDGRLATARVEQAAGRAAELAAWTRAAARSAATEDTELGYAAARRAVRVDGVLTGLDRPLVVQLHTESTIAEGRVPWGLGPHLDGVSEIRVIAAEADAARLRELAGDRPIVLVGRHLHRLPGGPELIAVLAAEHPVTVVEMGWPAQWRPVGVRAFVTTYGASHANGRAAAEVLGLAR
- a CDS encoding ROK family transcriptional regulator — translated: MSATRLPGTPRLLRALNDRAALELLLECGPLTRARLGELTGLSKVTASQLVERLEERGLVTRVGEQAGGRGPNAQLYAVSPGSAHVVGVDVGPDRVVAACADITGAVIGRVEQSTRDTDDPVGVVHNAVVQAASSAQAQLSSVRRIVLGTPGLVDPGTGDITFAFNLPRWHSGLLAALRDDLHTPVVFENDVNLAAVAEAQSGAAQGVGDFVLVWVGAGVGLAIMLGGRLHHGSSGAAGEIGYLPVPGAPIPRDVSRRAKPAFQQLIGADSVRAVAREHGYPAAEAAEAVRAAVAAGADGGPMLDELARRLALGVASTCVVLDPPLVVLAGEVGQAGGTALAERVQHEVAAITLVQPRVVPTGLTEEPILHGALRTALDAVRDEVFGSTVG
- a CDS encoding ABC transporter permease subunit; its protein translation is MNLVRAELERLSARRFVQLMVVLLALAFAITAATTLAGSHKPNADELNSARAQASQARQSMELLYQECLARQSGSLPTEDTGRYFPADCSEIDPIRLEKLPIAADYLPGVFSFAQQAFPLLYFLIAFLVLFGFLVGASYIGADLNSGGVVNLLLWRPRRLTVLAAKLGTLLGVVLVLSLLASVAYLATFWVIGQTAGLPGRLYGDFWSSLGAVHGRGMVLVLLASALGFAIATLGRHTSAALGAVAAYAVVWELGGRLVLEIVDARRPDQLMLSSHIGAWLTGEARYWDPKICADNVGNDYCESFYSLTWGPSLLVLLALTGGLTAAAFAVFRRRDLL